In Leishmania donovani BPK282A1 complete genome, chromosome 19, the sequence AGCGCTTCTGAAGGAGCCAGTCGGGAGGCTCCTCGACTTCAGCACCCGCGatgcgtgcgccgcgtccgccAAGGCGCTCTTTCAGACACCAACTGCGTCGCCCTAGTTCACGGAGGTGCGGACGGCGTTGGTGATGAGGGGCACATGCTGCAGTGATCGCTGCCACGCCCATCGCTCAGTTCAGCAGGTGTGTGCCCCTCTGGTGAGCCTAGGCATGTCTGCTACGTGGGGTCGACTCGAcggtgggcagcagcgcactcgTTGCCGCAATCCACCTGCTTCTACCCGCGCAATACTCTGTGCCACCAGTAATGTTCTTTTGTGGTGTGGCttatgtttgtgtgtgtgtgtttcacTGTCGTGTATCTCTGCTAGGCATGTCtcgcctctttcttcttcgcttcAGATCAAGGAGCAGCGCTCACCGAAAGCAAAGAAACCAAAGGAATTCAATCCGTGAGAACCatgtgtggggggaggccAACGCCTTATCCGATACCCTTGGCAACCGCGATGGTGTGCACTTTCTGACAGGGCGTACGTAGGCGTGGATTGAGAGACTTAACGGCAGCCTCGATTTTCTTTTccatccccctctccctcccaccttCGCACGCCGCCTCAGCCCCCTCGGCTTGCAATGCCGCCTACCAAgaactctctctctgcttgccTTCACTTGAACTGGActcctgctgcacctcaCGTCCTcgttgccaccaccaccatcaccaccaccgagAAACAACGCGAAAACCCACTGCCATACATAAGCGGTCGTGCACATACttcgcacacatacacactcacacgcgcgtgtgcgtgggccgcggcaaaaaaaaagtgtgGGGACAGGGTGTCCGTGGAAGGGATGATGTGGGCGCGTGTTGCGACGCatgctcttcttcgtctgCTCAGCTTCTAGATCCAtcactccctccccctcttacctccctccctcctcatctCATCCTACGCGTACTGGCCCGTCGTTTGGGGAAAGCATCtaacaacagcagcggcgcccttcccccccccccttttttcttccgtTGTTGTTGAAGCTGAGTCTTTTGGCACGAACCCACGCTCGCATGCCCTCGTCACCCAGTGCGCCGCAacggaagcagcagcagcagcagccatggACCTTCTCGGCGTATCACACAGTGGTGCTCACAAACTTTGTGAGCGCCCTCCAAGCTGAAGTGCGTTGTCAACAAGACGCCTACGACCACGCGGTGGAAGTGCTTCACACGAGCGCGGACACGATCCCAGCCAGCGGCATGCTGAAGCTTGGCATTCCCCTGTACGACACACATGAAGAACAGATACAGGCGCTGCAAGACAAGTACGCGCTGGCCACACTGGAGACCGGGGCGCTTGTCGCGCTGGGGCCTTaccggctgctgcacacgctgAAGGCACACGTGACGCGCATCGAAGACGAGCGTCGAGCgggcgccgtggcggcaggaAACGGCGGAGGTGTACGGAAGATGCGCGTGGGCAGGGCTCCATTTGTGCGCAAGTCGAAGACGAGCATCGACACAGCAACTCTGGATGGAGGCAAGGCTGGTCAGACGCCACAGCGTCGCGGCGTGCCTCCGATGTCGGTGCGAATCAAGGAGGAGCGCATCGACGATGACAAGCGCAGTGGagtcgcacagcagcggcagtctCTCAGCGAGCATTCGCCTCTCGTTTCACAGTCACCGCTCTCTACTGCCGCGACGGTAGCCAAGGCGGAGAACCCCAGCGCTAAAGGCGCCAGTGTGAGctctgccggcggcgctggtggaggcggctgGGGCGACGGATGCCCTCCCTCATGGATGACGCTCAaagcagaagcggcagagcCACCACCGTCGAGTGAGACCTATAACGGCGCTTACTTCGTCCCCTGCCCCACTCCGGCAGGCGCACCAATCGCCCGCTACGTGTCCTCGTCGGTTTGTTTGCTTTCCGCCAACAACGCAGCGCAGTCAccgtccgcgccgctgcccccgctTGTCGCACCCGTGAACTGTGGGACTAAAGTAATGAGCAGTGCAAGCAAAAAGAAGCGTCCGGCAGCGTTGCCGTCGCAGGCACCCAAGCGGTGTCGCTCGGTGACCGTGTCGCAAGCGAACGCTGTTGCCACCGACGAGACGCCGTTTCTCTCGCAAGCGCAGCGGGCAAAGATGGTCCGCATGCAGGAGCACGTGCAGTTCCTCGGTCAGGCATCGCCTCCTTCATCCCCTTCGAAGGAGAAGCTGGAGGGCGACCGTGCACTGCGACTGTGGTGGCGCGTGTGGCCCAGCTCTCCATCGTTGTTGCCGCCAGACGCAGAAGAGAGTGGGCGGCAAcaacgcgccgcagcagcgccgcctcccgcCCAGCACGCGTGCGTTCGGCCGACACCTGCCATGGTCGCTGCGCTGATCCAAGTTGCTGAGCAAAACTACAAGCGGGATTGTgagcgctgcgcggcgcagcaggcgtaTCTCGCGACGCTGCTAGTCGCGGCGGAGTCTCTGAgggtgggcggtgctgcagcgggcACGGGCGACACAGGGAACGCTGGGCAAGCGCCTATGGAAGCAACGCTGGAGTCACTGCATCCAAAAGCCGTGCGCCAACTTCAAGACGAGCTATCGAGCAAGCAATCGAAGCTCGGCAGTGCGTACGCCGAGCGGCTGGCACTTTTACGAGAGTTGGCCGAAGCGCTGCGCGATGAATCTGCTGTGTGCGTCGACGAGGCCACAGCGTCTGAGGCTGGTGAGGTGAAGCATGCTGCCCCTTCCTCGACGCCTCACTCGCAATaccgcgccgcatcgccatcgAGCAATCGAAAGAGAAGCCGGCGGGCTAGTTCGACTCGCCATGCGACTCGATCCTCCCCCACAGCTGTCGACGTTGAAGTGTTGGATGCtgaccgccgcggcggggaGCAAGCGGTGGCCAATGCATCGACGAGgagcgcagcggctggcgcaTCCGCTCTGGAACTACTTCACTCCTCTCTCACAGACCCCGCATCTCTGATGCGAAAAGTCCACAAGGCGCGCGAATCCCTTGCGTTCTTTTCCAGCGAAACGTCTTCCGCGGAGGTAACGCTGGGGTCGCGCTCGCAGGCCTCCTCTGAGGAGGCCTTGGATCTGCCAAACGGCATTGTCGGTGTCAATTTGCCGTCCTTGGAGCACGACCGCAACGCGCCTGAGCTGGCGGAGTACCTCTGGCCAGAGGATCTGGATGCCCGCATCCGGCatgagctgcgcggcgttgTGAGTGTCAAAAGCCGCAACCCCGAAGCGAGCAGTATTCACGTAGTTTTATCAGCGGCGcgagtgcagcagctcgaggagacggcgcgcGCCGTGTCCACCGTGGACCCTGTTTCTCAACTACGGACGGTGGTGCCACCGCTGGTGGTTGGCAGCATCATGGCGCACCCCAAGTTTGTCGAAAACGGCTGGCTCTACGTGCACGGGCGTGGCGAGACGATTGTCGCCGGCGTGGAACTCAACTAACGCGTAAGGGGTCCCTGCCttctggcggtgctgcatctCTGTCCGAGTCATCTCAGCAAGTGTCGTACTCCTCGTGCGCGGGGACCGCGGTTGAGGGGCAGGGAGAAAAGAAGACTGGGCGTATCATGAAAGTGGTGCCGGCGTGTGTCTGGGAGGGAAATGATAAaagctcctgcagcacacTCCATACCTTTGCTTGCCACATGGGCCATTACAAGACGCCCCGACCAGCCCAGGCCCGGCCACGCacgcccccgcccctcctttttcttctaTGCTGGTTTGTTGCCGCCCTTCGTGGGTGCTCACAGACTGCATAGATCAACAGCCGCTCGCGTCCCTGTGATGAATGCGTGTGGTGTGTGGCGCTCTGTGGATACCGCTGGCTTATGGAAGGCTTTGgcgtggagaggaggaagggaaggggacCCGGCTAAGCGGGTAGTCCCGCCATCTCCTTCTTTCaagctctccctctctcgctatGAGTTCATCAAcggcctcctctctcccgcccccccccttcaccATCCACTCAACTCCAAAGGCCTCTACACAAGATAGGCATCGGTTGCTCACCTGACagcaccacacacgcacaccgacgTGCACACGTCGGCTTTCCACCGTCGCTCACCcgctctcttgctctctatcacacacctttttttttagttGGCGGTCGTGATGTCTGGCACAAGGGTGCTTATAAAGGAGTCCGCAATGCCGGTGGACATGCAGCAAGACTGCGCCGactgcgccgcgcacgcgctcttcACCTtgaagctgcgcgagcaaACCGATCTGGCGCAGTTCATCAAGAAGGAGCTGGACGTCAAGTACGGCGGACAGTGGCACTGCATCGTAGGACACTCCTTCGGCTCCTGCGTTGGCCATGATGAGGCGTACTTCATCTACTTCGAGATCAACGGTATCTTCTTTAGCATGTGGAGGATGGACGTGACGCTCGAAGCGAAGCAGGTGCCGATCAACAGTGCAGGACGCACTGTGCCGGCGTCCGCCTAGAGGCGACGCGTGCGTCTTGTCGTGTACCGGACCCTGGCGAGGCGCAACACCAGTCATGGTGGGCGGCACCATCGCGACAACAATGCGGCTGCGATGCACCGAAGGAGCAGAGGTGTCCTGCAGATGAGCGGCAGGATTCTgaagctgcagcacagcacacgtCGCCTATGTCAGCCCGCTGCTGTGCTATAGCCCCCGTTGTTTTTTTCGGTCGGAGAACGGCCGAGCTGTCTCCGCTGATGTatcaagaaaaaaagagagatgcTGCAGAACGCTCCCTGCGTTTGAATCACAGCTAGCCCTGTCTTGCTTCCATGCAGCCCACCAACAGGCTGACGGACAAGCTGAAGCGCGGGtagtgcgcagcagcacacaggcagagttacctctttctctccctccccctctccctctcgtgCGTTCGTGTACGTGAGCAGCGGCTAGATGATGTGTACTacctcttttccttctctccttttcggggggggggaggaggaagaagaggggggccCCGATGGTACGGCTGATCGCAACTGTGCCATCcacgttgctgctgcgtttCTTTCAGTGCGCACGCATCATGTCCAGCGCGTTGGCATTGCCTGCATCTCTTTTCCGCTTTTTGCTCCGTTCTTCTGTCTGCTCCTCTTCacgttttctctctccgcacTGAACCTGTGGCCTCTTGGTGTCCCACGccaacacacaaacacacgcatgcatcaCTGATGGATCGATCGTTGCAGTGGGAACTTCGCTTGCTGGCTGGCTGCGTTCTCGTTGTTCGATTCCCTCGCGCATCTTTACGTTCGGCGCATGTTCATACCCTCACTTCTTCCAGAAGAAAGATAACTCtacttcccccccccctcccttcccccctcccctaaTTAGGTAACCCGTAATTTTTACATGActcgcttctcctctctGCACAGCGTgctcgccactgccgccacgctgctgctgacaCTCTGCGTGCTGAGCGTCGAGGCCAGCTACTGGTCGGAGGAAGTGAACCGCGTGCGCACGTACGCGGCGGTCAACTACCTGGAGCGCATTGCAAAGCAGCCGAACGTGTCCGCGCTGCCTTCTGGGCTCCTCTTCACAATCGAGCGTCGCGGCTTCGGCGACCGTGccccggcggcggaggacaAGTGTGAGATGCATTATACGATCCACTACCGCTTTCCCGGCATTGTGGAGAGcacgcgccaccacccctACCCGGTGCGgcgctcgccgtcgcagctgaTCCCTGGCATGGCTGAGGCGATGCAGCTGATGC encodes:
- a CDS encoding peptidyl-prolyl cis-trans isomerase, macrophage infectivity potentiator precursor, putative — protein: MTRFSSLHSVLATAATLLLTLCVLSVEASYWSEEVNRVRTYAAVNYLERIAKQPNVSALPSGLLFTIERRGFGDRAPAAEDKCEMHYTIHYRFPGIVESTRHHPYPVRRSPSQLIPGMAEAMQLMREGDRWYLHVPYQLGYGKEGCKEKKVPSLSNLRVEIELYKCESASGKTSAEIDAYLAKYMKTRIPEKAAPVDYTDL
- a CDS encoding dynein light chain, putative yields the protein MSGTRVLIKESAMPVDMQQDCADCAAHALFTLKLREQTDLAQFIKKELDVKYGGQWHCIVGHSFGSCVGHDEAYFIYFEINGIFFSMWRMDVTLEAKQVPINSAGRTVPASA